Proteins encoded within one genomic window of Bacteroidales bacterium:
- the gldG gene encoding gliding motility-associated ABC transporter substrate-binding protein GldG — translation MDRKGLKRRHLTELGIALVLVVVLGLLAEIKFFRIDLTSEKKYTLSRATKQFLRELDDVVYVKIYLDGDLPAEFVNFRKSIRELMDDFRAYGGEKLQYEFINLYDEPDEAIRNRMIGELYDRGLNVTSIQVRDDEGGSATRTVFPGAIVACGPYEMPVNLLKNNPSLSHEVNLNNSIQTLEYEFARAIHSLTVEEVPRIAFIEGHGELDSLQTHSLMDELKIFFQVDRGYIHGNVEALLPYEALIIARPRYPFSEADKYAIDQYIMQGGKVLFFLDPVHPFADSLSTGTTVALANPVGLEDLLFKYGIRINYNLVADMQCNYVPVNTAPAGEQARFTMMPWVYHPLLAGPDNHPVSKGINYVLSQFASSMDTLSGTSGQLRKTVLLATSQASRKRDVPLYINMEEVTAKPDPALYRSARLPVGILLEGRFESFYLNYPVPEGVSPSNWQSIKKGEPSSVFVLSDGDIAANEVQYERGAFRAQPLGFDRYTRQTFGNREFIMNVVNYMTDETGLMELRSREFKLRLLNNELISQKSRLLKWKLVNTLLPLLMVVFSGIIIQVVRKRRYAH, via the coding sequence ATGGACAGGAAAGGACTCAAAAGAAGACATCTGACTGAGCTGGGAATTGCCCTGGTCCTGGTTGTGGTACTTGGCCTGCTGGCAGAAATAAAGTTTTTCCGGATCGACCTGACTTCTGAAAAAAAATATACCCTTTCAAGGGCTACGAAACAGTTCCTGAGGGAACTGGATGATGTGGTTTATGTGAAAATATACCTGGACGGGGACCTCCCGGCTGAATTTGTCAATTTCCGGAAATCGATCCGGGAACTGATGGACGATTTCAGGGCCTATGGCGGAGAGAAACTGCAATACGAGTTTATAAATCTGTACGACGAACCCGATGAGGCTATCCGGAACAGGATGATCGGGGAGTTGTACGACCGGGGCCTGAATGTGACCAGCATCCAGGTGCGGGACGATGAAGGAGGTAGTGCCACCAGGACCGTCTTTCCGGGTGCCATTGTGGCCTGCGGTCCCTATGAGATGCCTGTGAACCTTTTGAAGAATAATCCTTCCCTTTCGCATGAAGTGAATCTGAATAACTCCATTCAGACCCTGGAATATGAATTTGCCAGGGCCATTCACAGCCTGACCGTGGAAGAGGTCCCGCGCATTGCCTTTATAGAGGGACATGGAGAGCTTGATTCCCTGCAGACTCACAGCCTGATGGACGAACTGAAAATTTTTTTCCAGGTGGATCGCGGGTATATCCATGGAAATGTGGAGGCTTTACTTCCCTACGAGGCTCTGATCATTGCCCGTCCCCGTTATCCCTTCAGTGAGGCTGATAAATATGCAATCGACCAGTACATTATGCAGGGAGGAAAGGTCCTCTTTTTCCTCGATCCGGTGCACCCTTTTGCCGACAGCCTCTCCACAGGGACCACGGTGGCTTTGGCCAACCCGGTGGGACTGGAGGACCTTCTGTTTAAGTACGGGATCCGGATCAACTATAACCTGGTGGCGGATATGCAGTGCAATTATGTTCCAGTGAATACGGCTCCGGCAGGGGAGCAGGCACGCTTCACCATGATGCCCTGGGTGTACCATCCACTGCTGGCAGGACCGGATAACCACCCTGTAAGCAAGGGGATTAACTATGTTCTGAGCCAGTTTGCCTCCTCCATGGACACTCTTTCCGGCACCTCCGGACAGCTTAGAAAAACAGTATTGCTGGCCACATCGCAGGCCAGCCGCAAGAGGGATGTTCCCCTCTACATCAATATGGAGGAGGTGACCGCAAAACCCGATCCGGCACTCTACCGCTCTGCCCGGCTTCCGGTTGGTATTCTGCTGGAGGGAAGATTCGAATCCTTTTACCTCAATTACCCCGTGCCGGAGGGGGTATCACCCTCAAACTGGCAAAGCATCAAAAAGGGAGAGCCATCTTCCGTATTTGTCCTCTCCGATGGCGACATAGCCGCCAACGAAGTGCAATATGAGCGTGGAGCATTCAGGGCTCAGCCCCTGGGATTTGACAGGTATACCCGGCAGACCTTTGGAAACCGTGAATTCATCATGAATGTGGTTAACTATATGACCGATGAGACCGGCTTAATGGAGCTGCGCTCCAGGGAGTTTAAGCTTCGTCTCCTGAACAATGAACTGATCAGTCAAAAGTCCCGGCTTCTCAAATGGAAACTTGTAAACACCCTGTTGCCGCTGCTGATGGTGGTATTCTCGGGAATTATCATTCAGGTAGTCAGGAAACGCAGATATGCACACTGA
- the gldF gene encoding gliding motility-associated ABC transporter permease subunit GldF: MWALFKKEINGFFSSLTGYVVIVVFLLLNSLFMWIVPGQFNVPENGYATLDSLFAIAPWLFLFLVPAITMRMISEERRSGTLDLLYTRPVSELQIILAKFLASWILVLLSLIPTLIYFWSVSRLGSPPGNVDAGGTWGSYMGLLFLGGIYAAIGMFSSSLTGNQIVAFILAVFLSFLMYMGFEFLSGMAESGRIVFLVSRLGISYHYNSISRGVIDSRDMLYFAGVILLFLLGTRTVLQSSKW, translated from the coding sequence ATGTGGGCACTTTTTAAGAAGGAAATCAATGGTTTTTTCAGCAGCCTTACAGGCTATGTGGTGATTGTGGTATTCCTTCTGCTCAACAGCCTGTTTATGTGGATCGTGCCCGGGCAGTTTAATGTGCCGGAGAACGGCTACGCCACCCTCGACTCCCTGTTTGCCATTGCTCCCTGGCTCTTTCTTTTCCTGGTTCCTGCTATTACCATGAGGATGATTTCAGAGGAAAGGCGAAGCGGGACCCTGGATCTGCTGTATACCAGGCCGGTGTCGGAATTGCAGATTATTCTGGCCAAGTTTCTGGCCTCCTGGATTCTGGTGCTTCTTTCGCTTATTCCTACGCTGATCTATTTCTGGTCCGTTTCCCGACTGGGCAGTCCCCCGGGAAATGTGGATGCAGGAGGCACCTGGGGTTCCTACATGGGCCTGCTTTTCCTGGGCGGGATTTATGCAGCCATCGGCATGTTCTCCTCTTCTCTTACCGGGAACCAGATTGTTGCCTTCATTCTGGCGGTCTTTCTATCCTTCCTGATGTATATGGGATTTGAATTCCTGAGCGGAATGGCCGAATCGGGGCGTATTGTTTTCCTGGTTTCGCGCCTGGGGATCAGTTACCACTATAACTCCATCAGCCGGGGAGTGATCGATTCCAGGGATATGCTCTATTTCGCCGGTGTGATCCTGCTCTTTTTGCTTGGAACCCGCACCGTTCTACAAAGCAGTAAATGGTAA
- a CDS encoding SpoIID/LytB domain-containing protein gives MRRIVTMLWMVASWTGLTAQTVEVGLFQDHLVRAAVVYCSSGHYQLLLDGEVKLRFEVGDIFYLTHEEGRVKVLDAEHDFGFASHILLRALSAESVFRVRTLSPEITSRQYDDNLLVIPEDRYMTLVNQVDMDKYLAGVVEAESGPNAEKEFYKAQSILCRTFAMKQMDRHLNEGFALCDRSHCQAYKGKRAGNPQILEAIVETSAIVLADYNFKLISAAYHANSGGQTQRAADVWLSDVDYLQSVVDPYSLHQSHAKWQDTISFKAWKDYLLKNGMKSVTRIPDEIIYIEQMKRKKYFILDKDSIRMAKIREDWGFKSSFFDMFPDGDHVLVWGKGFGHGIGMSQEGAMKMARDGFSYQDILKFYFHEVRIMDYRDLPDSSLPESLKDK, from the coding sequence ATGAGGCGGATTGTTACGATGTTGTGGATGGTGGCTTCCTGGACCGGACTGACGGCACAGACAGTGGAGGTGGGGCTTTTCCAGGATCATCTGGTCAGGGCAGCGGTGGTTTACTGCTCTTCGGGACATTACCAGCTGTTGCTGGACGGGGAAGTGAAACTCAGATTTGAAGTGGGAGATATCTTCTACCTGACCCACGAGGAGGGAAGGGTGAAAGTGCTGGACGCGGAGCACGATTTTGGATTTGCATCCCATATTCTGTTAAGGGCCCTGTCCGCAGAATCGGTATTCCGTGTTCGGACCCTTTCACCGGAAATAACATCCAGGCAATACGATGACAATTTGCTGGTGATCCCTGAGGATCGTTATATGACCCTGGTAAACCAGGTGGATATGGATAAATACCTGGCCGGAGTCGTTGAAGCCGAGTCGGGGCCAAATGCTGAAAAAGAGTTTTATAAGGCGCAATCCATACTTTGCAGGACCTTTGCCATGAAGCAGATGGACAGGCACCTGAACGAGGGTTTCGCACTGTGCGACAGGTCGCACTGCCAGGCTTACAAGGGAAAGAGAGCCGGCAATCCGCAAATACTGGAGGCCATTGTGGAAACCAGTGCCATTGTGCTGGCCGATTACAATTTCAAACTGATTTCAGCGGCCTATCATGCCAACAGCGGGGGACAAACCCAGAGGGCTGCAGATGTCTGGCTTTCAGATGTCGATTACCTTCAGTCCGTGGTGGACCCCTACTCCCTGCATCAGTCACATGCCAAATGGCAGGATACCATTTCTTTTAAAGCGTGGAAGGACTATTTGCTGAAGAACGGGATGAAATCTGTTACCCGGATTCCGGATGAGATCATCTATATTGAACAGATGAAGCGGAAGAAGTATTTTATTCTTGATAAGGATTCCATACGGATGGCAAAGATCCGGGAGGACTGGGGTTTCAAATCAAGCTTTTTTGATATGTTCCCCGATGGGGATCATGTTCTGGTATGGGGGAAAGGATTCGGACATGGAATTGGAATGAGCCAGGAGGGTGCCATGAAAATGGCCAGGGACGGATTCTCATACCAGGATATACTGAAGTTCTATTTTCATGAAGTGCGGATCATGGATTATCGCGATTTACCGGACTCCAGCCTTCCGGAGTCTCTGAAAGACAAATAA
- the lpxB gene encoding lipid-A-disaccharide synthase has product MKYFLIAGEASGDLHGSSLMKELCKMDPEAEFCYMGGDLMQGVAGGMVMHYRETSFMMLDVLFHLRKIFRNLRLMKRKILEWDPDVLIPVDYPGFNMRMARFAAGRGIRVFYYISPKVWAWKQRRVKSLKLYVDRLFTILPFERDFFKRFHMEVEYFGNPLVDQVAWFREEFEGKEAWKKRHGLDKKPLVALLAGSRKKEIESTLPSMLELAAGHPEHQFVVAGAPSIDASLYEQYLRGTGVRIVYNETYALLECAEAGLVTSGTATLEAALFDLPQVVLYGTSKLAYGIAKRLIKINFISLVNLIYGKKLVEEVIQKDLTRRTRDELVRILYDAGHRKVLQEGYGVIKAGLGDPGVSRRIGERMFELLKEEGK; this is encoded by the coding sequence ATGAAATACTTTCTCATAGCAGGAGAAGCTTCGGGCGACCTTCACGGATCCAGCCTGATGAAGGAACTTTGTAAAATGGATCCGGAGGCCGAGTTTTGTTATATGGGAGGCGATCTGATGCAGGGAGTGGCTGGCGGGATGGTGATGCATTACCGGGAGACCAGCTTTATGATGCTGGATGTTTTGTTTCACCTGCGGAAAATTTTCCGGAATCTGCGTCTTATGAAACGAAAGATCCTGGAGTGGGACCCGGATGTGCTGATCCCGGTCGATTATCCGGGGTTTAATATGCGGATGGCACGCTTCGCTGCCGGCCGGGGGATCCGGGTTTTTTATTATATTTCCCCCAAGGTGTGGGCCTGGAAACAGCGAAGGGTGAAGTCGCTGAAACTCTATGTGGACCGGCTCTTTACCATTCTTCCCTTTGAGAGGGATTTTTTTAAGCGCTTCCATATGGAAGTGGAGTATTTTGGAAATCCCCTGGTCGACCAGGTGGCCTGGTTCAGGGAGGAATTTGAAGGGAAGGAAGCGTGGAAAAAGCGTCATGGCCTGGATAAAAAACCGCTGGTGGCACTTCTCGCCGGTTCGCGAAAAAAGGAGATTGAAAGCACTTTACCTTCCATGCTGGAACTGGCAGCCGGACATCCGGAGCATCAGTTTGTAGTGGCGGGGGCACCCTCCATAGATGCATCACTCTATGAGCAATACCTTCGGGGGACCGGGGTCAGGATCGTTTATAATGAAACCTATGCCTTACTGGAGTGTGCAGAGGCGGGTCTGGTTACTTCCGGAACCGCCACCCTGGAAGCAGCCCTCTTTGATCTGCCCCAGGTAGTCCTTTATGGAACCAGTAAGCTGGCTTACGGCATTGCAAAACGATTAATAAAGATTAATTTTATAAGTCTTGTGAATCTGATTTACGGGAAGAAACTGGTGGAGGAAGTGATCCAGAAAGATCTGACCAGGCGCACCCGCGATGAACTTGTCAGGATCCTGTACGATGCCGGGCACAGGAAGGTCTTGCAGGAGGGTTATGGTGTTATAAAAGCGGGGCTGGGCGATCCGGGGGTTTCCCGCAGAATCGGAGAACGTATGTTCGAATTGTTAAAAGAAGAAGGTAAATGA
- the surE gene encoding 5'/3'-nucleotidase SurE has translation MMNRTPLILVTNDDGIHARGMKALLTVARKFGDVIAISSQEPMSGMSHAITVKVPLRVKLVSEEPGLSSYVTNGTPVDGVKLVFNSLSERRPDLLLSGINHGSNSSSSVLYSGTMAAAMEGAVNHIPSIGFSLLNFDPDADFSASAEVAEELIRQVLESGLPDGICLNVNVPDLSSMEIRGIRLCSQANGYWKEEFEKRMDPNGSEYYWLTGFFQNREPENGGTGTDEWALKNGYVSVVPIHTDLTAYEVLDKLKTMEFAQSSRNE, from the coding sequence ATGATGAACAGAACCCCTTTGATACTGGTTACCAACGACGATGGTATTCATGCCCGGGGCATGAAAGCGCTGCTTACCGTGGCCCGCAAATTTGGAGATGTTATTGCAATCTCTTCTCAGGAGCCCATGTCCGGCATGTCCCATGCCATCACCGTCAAGGTACCCCTCCGGGTTAAACTTGTTTCCGAAGAGCCCGGACTTAGCTCCTATGTGACCAACGGAACTCCTGTGGATGGTGTAAAACTGGTTTTTAACAGTCTGTCCGAACGCAGGCCCGACCTGCTTTTATCGGGCATTAATCATGGCTCCAACTCCTCCTCCAGTGTGCTTTATTCGGGAACTATGGCTGCTGCCATGGAAGGTGCGGTGAACCATATTCCCTCCATCGGCTTTTCCTTGCTCAATTTTGATCCGGATGCCGATTTCAGCGCCTCTGCAGAGGTCGCGGAAGAGCTTATCCGGCAGGTACTGGAGAGTGGCCTGCCCGATGGAATCTGTCTGAATGTAAATGTTCCCGACCTCTCTTCCATGGAGATCCGGGGAATCCGCTTGTGCAGCCAGGCCAATGGCTACTGGAAAGAGGAATTTGAAAAAAGAATGGATCCCAATGGCTCCGAGTACTACTGGCTTACGGGTTTCTTCCAGAACAGGGAGCCTGAGAACGGTGGAACAGGCACCGATGAGTGGGCCCTGAAGAACGGCTATGTCTCCGTCGTGCCTATCCATACCGATCTGACTGCCTACGAGGTGCTGGATAAGCTGAAAACCATGGAGTTTGCTCAAAGCAGCAGGAATGAGTAA
- a CDS encoding NUDIX domain-containing protein, giving the protein MGTIGTAVTKILAPGSLDDSELTYVVMGARYRGQWIFVRHRERQSWELPAGHIEAGEGPDQAAVRELYEEAGVVNSTLSIISDYGVKVEEHQAFGRLYFADVKELEPLPDHEIEEIKFGKELPSNLTYPEVQTLLFSLLTLH; this is encoded by the coding sequence ATGGGCACTATCGGGACAGCTGTCACAAAAATACTTGCTCCCGGCTCTCTGGATGACTCTGAACTGACTTACGTGGTCATGGGGGCCAGGTACCGGGGACAATGGATCTTTGTGCGGCACCGGGAGAGGCAAAGCTGGGAGCTGCCGGCCGGACATATTGAAGCGGGCGAGGGACCCGACCAGGCGGCGGTCAGGGAGTTGTATGAAGAGGCCGGGGTGGTGAATTCGACCCTGAGCATCATTTCCGACTACGGGGTGAAAGTTGAAGAGCACCAGGCTTTTGGACGCTTGTATTTTGCCGATGTGAAAGAACTGGAACCCCTTCCCGACCATGAAATTGAGGAGATAAAGTTTGGTAAAGAGCTCCCGTCCAATCTCACCTATCCGGAAGTTCAGACCCTGCTTTTTTCCCTTTTAACTCTGCACTAA
- the pheT gene encoding phenylalanine--tRNA ligase subunit beta, translated as MKISYNWLKEYIDTIPGPQEVSEILTNTGLEVEGLEEVQSVKGGLEGVIIGEILSCEKHPDADKLTVTRVNLGADEPVQIVCGAPNVAVGQKVPVATVGTTLWPDDKGFTIKKAKIRGTLSMGMICAEDELGLGPSHEGIMVLDPEAVAGMPAAEYFRVESDFVFEIGLTPNRIDGASHLGVARDLAAFLKQSGRAKLEKPSVDSFRIDNTKLNIPVEIEEKAGCKRYSGLTIQGVKVTESPAWLQKRLRSIGQTPINNVVDITNFVLHESGQPLHAFDAERITGRKVIVRTMPEGTPMITLDEQERKLLSSDLIISNTKDPMCIAGVFGGIDSGVSENTSSIFLESACFDPVYIRKTARYHQLNTDASFRFERGSDPNNTVWALKRAAILIKEIAGGKISSEVVDVYPEPVEECRVAISFAHVDRLIGNPLEPATIRSILESLEIRVEEENKEGMILRIPTYRVDVQREADVIEEILRIYGFNRVEISGGLRSTLSSTKKPDKELVVNKTSELLTAQGFFELKSNSLTPSAYYDTEENKDPGAVRLFNPLSQDLSLMRQNLLFGGLEAIAYNLNRKRKDLKLYEFGNCYFLNEKSLGKDPLDKYKEAFHMGIFLSGNVRTGNWIQKPEEASFPQLKTCVETVLIKLGIDPVTLDRAGSENPDYVEGLVYKFHERRLAEFGEVAQRTLKMFDIKQRVFAAEFNWDLVLEALSGHRILFRPLPRFQVVTRDFSILLDRKVSYEALRTLAFKAEKRLLKEVTLFDVYEGDKIEQGKKSYALSFTLLDEDKTLTDKQIDKTMQGIAHAFIRELGATIRGM; from the coding sequence ATGAAGATTTCCTATAACTGGCTTAAAGAATATATCGATACCATTCCGGGTCCTCAAGAGGTCAGCGAAATTCTGACCAACACCGGACTGGAAGTGGAGGGACTGGAAGAAGTTCAGTCCGTGAAGGGGGGACTTGAAGGAGTAATTATCGGGGAAATACTCAGCTGTGAAAAGCATCCCGATGCGGATAAGCTTACCGTAACAAGGGTAAACCTCGGAGCAGATGAACCGGTACAGATTGTTTGCGGGGCTCCCAATGTGGCAGTGGGTCAGAAGGTCCCTGTAGCCACCGTTGGCACCACTCTCTGGCCCGACGACAAGGGCTTTACCATAAAGAAGGCCAAAATCAGGGGAACGCTCTCCATGGGTATGATCTGCGCCGAAGACGAATTGGGACTGGGCCCCTCTCACGAGGGCATCATGGTCCTGGATCCGGAGGCTGTGGCGGGCATGCCTGCCGCCGAATACTTCCGGGTGGAAAGTGATTTTGTATTTGAGATCGGACTGACTCCCAACCGCATAGACGGGGCTTCTCACCTGGGGGTAGCCAGAGACCTGGCCGCTTTTCTGAAACAATCGGGCAGGGCGAAACTGGAGAAACCCTCCGTGGACTCTTTTCGCATCGACAACACAAAGCTGAACATTCCGGTAGAAATAGAGGAAAAGGCCGGATGTAAACGTTATTCGGGCCTGACCATCCAGGGGGTGAAAGTGACAGAGAGCCCTGCCTGGCTTCAAAAGCGTTTAAGATCCATCGGACAAACCCCCATAAACAACGTGGTGGATATCACTAATTTTGTTCTGCACGAATCGGGTCAACCCTTACATGCCTTTGATGCAGAAAGGATTACGGGCCGGAAAGTGATTGTCAGAACCATGCCGGAGGGCACTCCCATGATCACCCTGGATGAGCAGGAGCGCAAATTGCTCAGCTCCGACCTGATTATTTCCAATACCAAAGATCCGATGTGTATTGCCGGGGTTTTCGGAGGTATCGATTCGGGAGTCAGTGAAAATACCAGCTCTATTTTCCTGGAATCGGCCTGCTTTGATCCGGTATATATCCGGAAAACAGCCCGGTACCACCAGCTGAATACCGATGCTTCATTCCGCTTTGAAAGAGGATCGGATCCCAACAACACGGTCTGGGCCCTGAAACGCGCCGCCATTCTGATCAAAGAGATTGCCGGGGGTAAGATCTCTTCAGAAGTGGTGGATGTATATCCCGAACCGGTGGAGGAATGCCGGGTCGCTATCTCTTTTGCGCACGTGGACCGGCTCATTGGAAATCCCCTGGAGCCTGCCACCATCCGTTCCATTCTGGAATCTCTGGAGATCCGGGTGGAAGAGGAGAACAAAGAAGGAATGATTCTGCGCATACCCACCTACCGGGTGGATGTGCAGAGGGAGGCCGATGTGATCGAGGAGATTCTCCGGATCTATGGCTTCAACCGGGTGGAGATCTCCGGCGGGCTCCGATCGACCCTCTCTTCCACGAAAAAACCGGATAAAGAACTGGTGGTCAACAAAACTTCGGAGCTGCTCACAGCCCAGGGCTTCTTCGAATTGAAATCCAATTCGCTGACCCCCTCCGCCTATTATGATACTGAAGAGAATAAGGACCCCGGAGCCGTCCGTCTGTTTAATCCCCTGAGCCAGGACCTGTCCCTAATGAGGCAGAACCTGCTTTTCGGCGGACTGGAAGCCATCGCTTATAACCTCAACCGGAAGCGGAAGGATTTGAAACTATATGAATTCGGGAACTGTTACTTTCTGAATGAGAAGAGCCTGGGGAAAGATCCCCTGGATAAATATAAAGAAGCTTTCCATATGGGTATTTTCCTTTCGGGAAATGTCCGGACGGGCAACTGGATTCAGAAGCCGGAGGAGGCTTCGTTCCCTCAGCTGAAGACCTGTGTGGAGACGGTTCTGATCAAGCTGGGGATCGATCCGGTGACGTTGGATCGTGCCGGTTCAGAAAATCCGGACTATGTGGAAGGGCTGGTATATAAGTTCCATGAGCGCAGGCTGGCAGAATTCGGTGAGGTGGCGCAGCGTACGCTTAAAATGTTTGACATCAAACAGCGGGTATTTGCCGCCGAATTCAACTGGGACCTGGTGTTAGAAGCCCTTTCCGGACACCGGATTCTCTTCCGGCCCCTACCCCGTTTCCAGGTGGTCACTCGCGACTTTTCCATACTCCTGGACCGGAAGGTAAGCTATGAAGCACTCCGGACACTGGCGTTCAAAGCAGAAAAGAGGCTCTTGAAAGAGGTGACTCTTTTTGACGTATACGAAGGAGATAAAATAGAGCAGGGAAAAAAATCCTATGCCCTGAGCTTTACCCTTCTGGATGAAGATAAAACCCTTACCGACAAACAGATCGACAAAACCATGCAAGGTATTGCCCATGCCTTCATCCGGGAACTCGGAGCCACGATCAGGGGAATGTAA
- a CDS encoding DUF4251 domain-containing protein — MKRVIILLLAVLITLPVFSQELSRQEQKKLEKELKKEQKAEEAAKKAAVVDAMVLYRRFVLEANTLKDKRGNSLNVSSNINFIAADSLTGVIQVGSNTYIGSNGVGGVTVEGSISDYKYSKHEKSGSYSVSYYLRTPLGSYDVRLTVYSDGRADADVSSTTWGDRLRYAGYLVPPGISRVFKGNSL; from the coding sequence ATGAAACGAGTAATAATCTTGCTGCTGGCAGTGTTAATCACCCTCCCCGTTTTTAGCCAGGAACTCAGCAGACAGGAACAGAAGAAGCTGGAGAAGGAGTTAAAAAAGGAGCAAAAAGCTGAGGAGGCTGCTAAAAAAGCAGCCGTGGTCGATGCCATGGTGCTTTACCGGCGTTTTGTTCTGGAGGCAAACACCTTAAAGGACAAACGAGGTAATTCGCTCAATGTGTCGAGCAATATAAACTTTATCGCAGCGGACTCCCTCACCGGGGTCATACAGGTAGGCTCAAATACCTATATCGGAAGCAATGGTGTTGGTGGGGTAACGGTGGAAGGATCCATATCCGACTACAAGTACAGCAAACATGAAAAAAGCGGTAGTTACAGTGTATCGTATTACCTCCGAACACCCTTGGGGAGCTATGATGTCCGCCTGACGGTCTATTCCGACGGCAGAGCAGATGCGGACGTAAGTTCAACCACCTGGGGCGACAGGCTCCGGTACGCAGGTTACCTGGTGCCTCCCGGCATCTCGCGGGTATTCAAGGGCAATTCGCTCTAG
- a CDS encoding AMP-binding protein, translating to MIQKNFIKMYEESFANNFDLPALSDYTSDVSYTYGEMARQIARLHLIYEAAGVKKGDKIAVFGKNSSNWCVGFMSVITFGGVVVPILPDFKPADAHSIINHSDSVMMLVDRQTLDGLSEEEIKGVKIILSLGDFGILSAKALAAVQKAHQELDQLFENRYPDGFGRDQIKYAEVDNSEVVEINYTSGTTGFSKGVVLSANSLAGNVDFAMRSIELNPGEKMLALLPLAHCYGCAFDYLFPMAVGVHVTILGKLPATPVIIKAFSEVRPHLILFVPIFFEKIYKKKLLPVLQKGSVKVLTSIPGIRGLIYGKMRKSLIETFGGRFREAVLGGAALGAEVEDFLRKIRFPFTIGYGMTECGPLMSYEGYATTRKGSSGKILDIMELKIDSEEPYTVPGEILVKGENLMEGYYKNDKATKATIDEDGWLHTGDLGVTDTDGFIYIKGRSKSMLLGPSGQNIYPEEIESKLCNLPYISEAVVLMNNKHKLEALVYPDYDQAKTDRVEAELETKMEENRKEYNQHAVSFEKLLKIHIHKSEFEKTPKRSIKRFLYKLEE from the coding sequence ATGATCCAGAAGAATTTTATTAAGATGTACGAGGAGAGTTTTGCAAATAATTTTGATCTCCCGGCCCTGTCCGACTACACCAGCGATGTCTCTTATACCTATGGCGAAATGGCCCGCCAGATTGCACGTCTGCACCTGATATACGAAGCTGCAGGGGTGAAGAAGGGAGATAAAATTGCGGTGTTTGGAAAAAACTCTTCCAACTGGTGTGTGGGTTTCATGAGTGTGATCACCTTTGGGGGCGTGGTTGTTCCGATTCTCCCCGACTTTAAACCGGCCGATGCCCATTCCATTATCAATCACTCCGATTCGGTGATGATGCTGGTCGACAGGCAGACCTTGGACGGGCTCTCCGAAGAGGAGATAAAGGGAGTGAAAATCATTCTATCACTGGGCGATTTTGGCATTTTGTCTGCCAAAGCGCTGGCGGCGGTTCAAAAGGCCCATCAGGAGCTGGACCAGCTGTTTGAAAATAGATATCCGGATGGATTTGGCAGGGATCAGATTAAGTATGCAGAGGTGGACAACAGCGAGGTGGTGGAGATTAATTATACTTCGGGGACAACGGGATTCAGCAAGGGGGTGGTTCTTTCAGCCAATAGTCTTGCAGGGAACGTGGATTTTGCCATGCGTTCCATAGAGCTTAATCCCGGGGAGAAGATGCTGGCCCTCTTACCCCTTGCACACTGTTATGGTTGTGCCTTCGATTATCTCTTTCCCATGGCGGTCGGGGTGCATGTAACCATCCTGGGCAAACTGCCGGCCACCCCGGTAATCATCAAAGCGTTTTCGGAAGTGAGGCCCCACCTGATCCTTTTTGTGCCCATTTTCTTTGAAAAAATCTACAAGAAAAAGCTTCTGCCTGTTTTACAGAAAGGCTCTGTAAAAGTGCTGACCAGCATTCCGGGCATCAGGGGCCTGATTTATGGTAAGATGCGGAAATCGTTGATCGAAACTTTCGGGGGACGCTTCAGGGAAGCGGTGCTGGGAGGTGCTGCACTGGGAGCAGAAGTGGAGGATTTTTTGAGAAAGATCAGGTTTCCCTTTACCATAGGCTACGGGATGACCGAATGCGGACCATTGATGTCCTACGAGGGATATGCCACCACCCGGAAGGGCTCCAGTGGGAAGATCCTGGATATTATGGAGCTGAAGATCGATTCGGAGGAGCCTTATACCGTTCCTGGTGAAATTCTTGTGAAAGGCGAAAACCTGATGGAGGGATACTATAAGAACGATAAGGCTACCAAAGCCACGATCGATGAAGATGGCTGGCTGCATACAGGGGACCTGGGTGTCACCGACACGGATGGATTTATCTATATAAAGGGCCGGAGCAAAAGCATGCTTCTGGGGCCTTCGGGACAGAATATCTATCCGGAGGAGATCGAGTCTAAATTATGCAACCTGCCCTATATCAGTGAGGCAGTGGTGCTCATGAACAACAAGCACAAGCTGGAAGCGCTGGTGTATCCCGATTATGACCAGGCCAAAACCGACCGGGTGGAGGCAGAACTGGAGACAAAAATGGAAGAGAACAGAAAAGAGTACAACCAGCATGCAGTTTCATTTGAGAAACTCTTAAAGATTCATATCCATAAATCGGAGTTTGAGAAGACCCCGAAACGCAGTATCAAGCGTTTTCTCTACAAACTGGAGGAGTAA